From Rhodanobacteraceae bacterium, the proteins below share one genomic window:
- a CDS encoding DNA-directed RNA polymerase beta subunit, whose product MTTYSFTEKKRIRKDFGKRPPVLGVPNLLTIQTDSYRDFLQADVPPGKREDKGLEAALKSVFPIKSHSGNAELEFVDYHFGEPAFDERECRQRGMSYGAPLRVKVRLVIYDKDSPASKKVPKLVKEQEVYMGEIPLMTETGTFIVNGTERVIVSQLHRSPGVFFDHDKGKQHSSGKLLFNARVIPYRGSWLDFEFDPKEVLFTRIDRRRKLPVTILLRALGYTNEEMLDIFFEHNVFHLGKEGHAELALVPERLRGETLNFDLVAGDKVLVEKDKRITARHVRELKNAKITTLEVPDDYMVGRILANDIVDANTGELLASANDELTVELIATFRKAGIDTIATLFVNDLDRGPYISNTLRADPTHTQLEALVEIYRMMRPGEPPTKEAAQNLFHNLFFTFERYDLSTVGRMKFNRRVGRTDVTGPAVLYDHKYFSSRKEDDAIRLVEAQGDTSDILDVLRVLIEIKNGHGTVDDIDHLGNRRVRSVGEMAENAFRIGLVRVERAVKERLSLAEADNLGPQDLINAKPVAAAVKEFFGSSQLSQFMDQNNPLSEVTHKRRVSALGPGGLTRERAGFEVRDVHPTHYGRVCTIETPEGPNIGLINSLAVYARTNHYGFLETPYRKVTNGKVTDDVDYLSAIEEGNYVIAQANSPLDKHGKFTEEFVSCRFKGESELRPVSEINYMDVSPMQTVSVAAALVPFLEHDDANRALMGANMQRQAVPTLRSEKPLVGTGIERAVARDSGVTIAARRGGVIEQVDAARIVVRVNEKEVGENDPGVDIYTLTKYTRSNQSTNLNQRPLVNVGDKVAKGDVLADGSSTDLGELALGQNMLVAFMPWNGYNFEDSVLLSERVVQEDRYTSIHIEELTCQARDTKLGPEEITADIPNVGEQALNRLDKSGIVYIGAEVKVGDILVGKVTPKGESQLTPEEKLLRAIFGEKASDVKDSSLRVPPGMDGTVIDVQVFTRDGIEKDERAKQIEEMEIQRVRKDLDDQFRILEGAIYGRLRSQLVGKPANSGPQGLKKGAEITDEYLDSLKKDEWFKINPKDEEAAELVSRAAEQIKRHKEAFDKRFREKQAKITAGDDLAPGVLKQVKVHLAVKRRIQPGDKMAGRHGNKGVVSMIAPVEDMPYMADGTPIDIVLNPLGVPSRMNIGQILETHLGWAAKGLGEKIGKMLEAKEKADKVRKFLNEIYNSGKHEQHVDLDSLKDHEILALAENLKAGVPMATPVFDGADEAEIKAMLKLAELPESGQTTLYDGRTGDAFDRPVTVGYMHYLKLNHLVDDKMHARSTGPYSLVTQQPLGGRAQFGGQRFGEMEVWALEAYGAAYTLQEMLTVKSDDVQGRNQMYKAIVDGEHKMAAGMPESFNVLVKEIRSLAIDMELEER is encoded by the coding sequence ATGACGACCTATTCCTTCACCGAAAAGAAGCGCATCCGCAAGGATTTCGGCAAGCGCCCGCCGGTCCTCGGCGTGCCCAACCTGCTGACCATCCAGACTGATTCCTATCGCGATTTCCTGCAGGCCGACGTGCCGCCGGGCAAGCGCGAGGACAAGGGCCTCGAGGCCGCGCTGAAATCCGTGTTCCCGATCAAGAGCCATTCCGGCAACGCGGAACTGGAATTCGTCGACTACCACTTCGGTGAACCCGCGTTCGACGAGCGCGAATGCCGCCAGCGCGGCATGAGCTACGGCGCGCCGCTGCGCGTCAAGGTGCGCCTGGTCATTTACGACAAGGACAGCCCGGCGTCCAAGAAGGTACCGAAGCTGGTGAAGGAGCAGGAGGTCTACATGGGCGAGATTCCGCTCATGACCGAGACCGGCACCTTCATCGTCAACGGCACCGAGCGCGTGATCGTCTCGCAGCTGCACCGCTCGCCCGGCGTGTTCTTCGACCACGACAAGGGCAAGCAGCATTCGTCCGGCAAGCTGCTGTTCAACGCGCGCGTGATTCCGTACCGCGGCTCGTGGCTCGACTTCGAGTTCGATCCCAAGGAAGTGCTGTTCACCCGCATCGACCGCCGCCGCAAGCTGCCGGTGACGATCCTGCTGCGCGCGCTCGGCTACACCAACGAAGAGATGCTGGACATCTTCTTCGAGCACAACGTGTTCCACCTCGGCAAGGAAGGCCACGCCGAACTGGCGCTGGTGCCCGAGCGCCTGCGCGGTGAAACGCTGAACTTCGACCTCGTGGCCGGCGACAAAGTGCTGGTCGAGAAGGACAAGCGCATCACCGCGCGCCACGTGCGTGAACTCAAGAACGCCAAGATCACCACGCTGGAAGTGCCGGACGACTACATGGTCGGCCGCATCCTGGCCAACGACATCGTCGATGCGAACACCGGCGAGCTGCTGGCGTCGGCCAACGACGAGCTGACCGTCGAACTGATCGCGACTTTCCGCAAGGCCGGCATCGACACGATCGCGACGCTGTTCGTCAACGACCTCGATCGCGGTCCGTACATTTCCAACACCTTGCGGGCCGATCCGACCCACACGCAGCTGGAAGCGCTGGTCGAGATCTACCGGATGATGCGTCCGGGCGAGCCGCCGACGAAAGAGGCCGCGCAGAACCTGTTCCACAACCTGTTCTTCACCTTCGAGCGCTACGACCTGTCGACGGTCGGCCGCATGAAGTTCAACCGCCGCGTCGGCCGCACCGACGTGACCGGTCCCGCGGTGCTGTACGACCACAAGTATTTCTCGAGCCGCAAGGAGGACGACGCTATCCGGCTGGTGGAAGCACAGGGCGACACGTCCGATATCCTCGACGTGTTGCGCGTGCTGATTGAGATCAAGAACGGCCACGGCACCGTCGACGACATCGACCACCTCGGCAACCGCCGCGTGCGTTCGGTCGGCGAAATGGCGGAGAACGCGTTCCGCATCGGTCTGGTGCGCGTCGAGCGCGCGGTCAAGGAGCGCCTGTCGCTCGCCGAGGCCGACAACCTGGGTCCGCAGGATCTCATCAACGCCAAGCCGGTCGCGGCCGCGGTGAAGGAGTTCTTCGGCTCGTCGCAGCTGTCGCAGTTCATGGACCAGAACAACCCGCTGTCGGAAGTCACCCACAAGCGCCGTGTTTCCGCGCTTGGGCCGGGCGGCCTGACGCGCGAACGCGCCGGCTTCGAAGTGCGCGACGTGCATCCGACCCACTACGGTCGCGTCTGCACCATCGAGACGCCGGAAGGCCCGAACATCGGCCTGATCAACTCGCTGGCGGTGTACGCGCGCACCAACCACTACGGCTTCCTGGAAACGCCGTACCGCAAGGTCACCAACGGCAAGGTCACCGACGACGTCGATTACCTGTCCGCGATCGAGGAGGGCAATTACGTCATCGCGCAGGCCAACTCGCCGCTCGACAAGCACGGGAAGTTCACCGAGGAATTCGTGTCCTGCCGCTTCAAGGGCGAATCCGAATTGCGTCCGGTGTCCGAGATCAACTACATGGACGTGTCGCCGATGCAGACCGTGTCGGTCGCGGCCGCGCTGGTGCCGTTCCTGGAACACGACGACGCCAACCGCGCGCTGATGGGCGCCAACATGCAGCGCCAGGCCGTGCCGACGCTGCGTTCCGAGAAGCCGCTGGTCGGCACCGGCATCGAGCGCGCGGTCGCGCGCGATTCCGGCGTCACCATCGCGGCGCGCCGCGGCGGCGTGATCGAGCAGGTCGACGCCGCGCGAATCGTGGTGCGCGTCAACGAGAAGGAAGTCGGCGAGAACGATCCGGGCGTGGACATCTACACGCTCACCAAGTACACGCGTTCCAACCAGAGCACCAACCTGAACCAGCGTCCGCTGGTCAACGTCGGCGACAAGGTCGCGAAGGGCGACGTGCTGGCCGACGGTTCCTCGACCGATCTCGGCGAACTGGCGTTGGGCCAGAACATGCTGGTCGCGTTCATGCCGTGGAATGGCTACAACTTCGAGGACTCGGTGCTGCTGTCCGAGCGCGTGGTGCAGGAAGACCGCTACACCTCGATCCACATCGAGGAACTGACCTGCCAGGCGCGCGACACCAAGCTCGGGCCGGAGGAAATCACCGCCGACATCCCGAACGTGGGCGAGCAGGCGCTGAACCGGCTCGACAAGTCCGGCATCGTGTACATCGGCGCGGAAGTGAAGGTGGGTGACATCCTGGTCGGCAAGGTCACGCCGAAGGGCGAATCGCAACTGACGCCGGAAGAGAAACTGCTGCGCGCGATCTTCGGCGAGAAGGCGTCCGACGTGAAGGACTCCAGCTTGCGCGTGCCGCCCGGCATGGACGGCACCGTGATCGACGTGCAGGTGTTCACCCGCGACGGCATCGAGAAGGACGAGCGCGCCAAGCAGATCGAGGAAATGGAAATCCAGCGCGTCCGCAAGGACCTGGACGACCAGTTCCGCATCCTGGAAGGCGCGATCTACGGCCGCCTGCGCTCGCAGCTGGTCGGCAAGCCCGCCAACTCGGGTCCGCAGGGCCTGAAGAAGGGCGCTGAGATCACCGACGAATACCTCGATTCCCTGAAGAAGGACGAGTGGTTCAAGATCAATCCCAAGGACGAGGAAGCCGCGGAACTGGTTTCGCGCGCGGCCGAGCAGATCAAGCGCCACAAGGAAGCCTTCGACAAGCGCTTCCGCGAGAAGCAGGCCAAGATCACCGCAGGCGACGACCTCGCCCCGGGCGTGCTGAAGCAGGTCAAGGTGCACCTGGCGGTCAAGCGCCGCATCCAGCCGGGCGACAAGATGGCCGGCCGCCACGGCAACAAGGGCGTGGTGTCGATGATCGCGCCGGTCGAGGACATGCCGTACATGGCCGACGGCACGCCGATCGACATCGTGCTGAATCCGCTGGGCGTGCCTTCGCGCATGAACATAGGCCAGATCCTCGAGACCCACCTCGGGTGGGCCGCGAAGGGCCTGGGCGAGAAGATCGGCAAGATGCTGGAAGCGAAGGAGAAGGCAGACAAGGTCCGCAAGTTCCTCAACGAGATCTACAACTCGGGCAAGCACGAACAGCACGTCGATCTCGATTCGCTGAAGGACCACGAGATCCTCGCGCTCGCGGAAAACCTCAAAGCCGGCGTGCCGATGGCGACGCCGGTGTTCGACGGCGCCGACGAAGCCGAGATCAAGGCCATGCTGAAGCTGGCCGAGCTGCCGGAGTCGGGCCAGACCACGCTGTACGACGGCCGCACCGGCGATGCGTTCGATCGTCCGGTCACGGTGGGCTACATGCATTACCTGAAGCTCAACCACCTGGTCGACGACAAGATGCACGCGCGTTCCACCGGTCCGTACTCGCTGGTCACCCAGCAGCCGTTGGGCGGCCGTGCGCAGTTCGGCGGCCAGCGCTTCGGCGAAATGGAAGTGTGGGCGCTGGAAGCCTACGGTGCGGCCTACACGCTGCAGGAAATGCTGACGGTGAAGTCGGACGACGTGCAGGGCCGCAACCAGATGTACAAGGCCATCGTCGACGGCGAACACAAGATGGCGGCGGGCATGCCCGAATCGTTCAACGTGCTGGTCAAGGAAATCCGCTCGCTGGCGATCGACATGGAGCTGGAAGAGCGATAA
- a CDS encoding LSU ribosomal protein L7p/L12p (P1/P2), which translates to MSLSNEDIIEAISSKTLVEVMELVKAMEEKFGVSAAAPVAVAAAPAAGGGAAAAEEKTEFNVVLAAVGEKKVEVIKAVRAITGLGLKEAKDLVEGAPQTVKEGASKEDAEKFKKDLEAAGAKVELK; encoded by the coding sequence ATGTCCCTCAGCAATGAAGACATCATCGAAGCCATCTCGTCCAAGACCCTCGTCGAGGTGATGGAGCTGGTCAAGGCGATGGAAGAGAAGTTCGGCGTGTCCGCCGCGGCCCCGGTGGCCGTCGCCGCCGCCCCGGCCGCTGGTGGTGGCGCCGCCGCCGCCGAAGAGAAGACCGAATTCAACGTCGTGCTGGCAGCCGTCGGCGAGAAGAAGGTCGAAGTGATCAAGGCCGTGCGTGCGATCACCGGTCTTGGCTTGAAAGAAGCCAAGGATCTGGTGGAAGGCGCGCCGCAGACCGTCAAGGAAGGCGCCAGCAAGGAAGACGCCGAGAAGTTCAAGAAGGATCTCGAAGCGGCCGGTGCCAAGGTCGAGTTGAAGTGA
- a CDS encoding LSU ribosomal protein L10p (P0), with protein sequence MPLNLAQKKELVAELAEVAAKAHSLVAAEYAGLTVEQLTELRKKARTSGVFLKVAKNTLVRRAVDGTDYECAKAQLTGPLLYAFSTEDPGAAGRLVKEYVKANDALKPKLVAIGGKAYPASHVDVLASLPTREQALSMLLSVLVQPATMLVRVLAEPAAQTARVINAVGQQKAA encoded by the coding sequence ATGCCGCTCAATCTGGCACAAAAGAAAGAGCTCGTTGCCGAACTGGCAGAAGTGGCCGCCAAGGCGCACTCGCTGGTCGCCGCGGAGTACGCGGGTCTCACGGTCGAGCAGCTCACCGAGCTGCGCAAGAAGGCACGTACCTCGGGTGTGTTCCTGAAAGTTGCAAAGAACACCCTCGTGCGTCGTGCAGTGGACGGAACCGATTACGAGTGCGCGAAAGCGCAGCTCACCGGTCCGTTGCTGTATGCCTTCTCGACCGAGGATCCGGGTGCCGCCGGGCGTCTGGTCAAGGAGTACGTCAAGGCCAACGATGCCCTGAAGCCGAAGCTGGTCGCGATCGGCGGCAAGGCGTATCCCGCCTCGCACGTTGACGTGCTGGCTTCGCTGCCGACCCGCGAGCAGGCGCTGTCGATGCTGCTCAGCGTGCTGGTGCAGCCCGCCACCATGCTGGTGCGCGTGCTGGCCGAGCCCGCCGCGCAGACCGCCCGCGTCATCAATGCGGTCGGGCAGCAGAAGGCCGCGTAA
- a CDS encoding LSU ribosomal protein L1p (L10Ae): MALTKRFKAMAGQVEPGKQYPVDAAFKILKDNAKTKFVESVDVAIRLGIDAKKSDQGVRGSTVLPHGTGKTVRVAVFCPAGEKAEAAKAAGADAVGMDDLAEKMQGGDIDFGVVIATPDAMRVVGKLGQLLGPRGLMPNPKVGTVTPDVVGAVKNAKAGQVRYRNDKAGIVHCSIGKVNFEIDALRDNLNALIADLLKVKPSTAKGQYLQKVSVSSTMGLGVIVDPSTLAATATK; the protein is encoded by the coding sequence ATGGCACTGACCAAGCGTTTCAAGGCAATGGCCGGCCAGGTCGAGCCCGGCAAGCAGTATCCGGTCGACGCGGCGTTCAAGATCCTGAAGGACAACGCCAAGACCAAATTCGTGGAATCGGTGGACGTGGCGATCCGCCTCGGCATCGACGCCAAGAAGTCCGATCAGGGCGTGCGCGGTTCCACCGTGCTGCCGCACGGCACCGGCAAGACGGTGCGCGTGGCGGTGTTCTGCCCGGCGGGCGAGAAGGCCGAAGCGGCCAAGGCCGCCGGCGCCGATGCCGTCGGCATGGATGATCTCGCCGAGAAGATGCAGGGCGGCGACATCGATTTCGGCGTCGTGATCGCGACCCCGGATGCGATGCGCGTGGTCGGCAAGCTCGGCCAGCTGCTGGGTCCGCGCGGCTTGATGCCGAATCCCAAGGTCGGCACCGTGACGCCCGACGTGGTCGGCGCGGTGAAAAACGCCAAGGCGGGCCAGGTGCGCTATCGCAACGACAAGGCTGGCATCGTGCACTGCTCGATCGGCAAGGTGAATTTCGAAATCGACGCGCTGCGCGACAATTTGAACGCGCTGATCGCCGATCTGTTGAAGGTGAAGCCGTCCACCGCCAAGGGCCAGTACCTGCAGAAGGTGTCGGTTTCCTCGACGATGGGTCTGGGCGTGATTGTCGATCCGTCCACGCTGGCGGCCACGGCGACGAAATGA
- a CDS encoding LSU ribosomal protein L11p (L12e): MAKKVVGYIKLQVKAGEANPSPPVGPALGQRGLNIMEFCKAFNAATQKIEKGLPIPVIITAYSDRSFTFVTKTPPATVLLKKAVGIQSGSSKPNTDKVGKVTRKQLEDIAKQKEPDLTAADLDAAVRTIAGSARSMGLNVEGV, translated from the coding sequence ATGGCAAAGAAAGTCGTCGGTTACATCAAGCTGCAGGTCAAGGCCGGTGAGGCCAATCCCAGTCCGCCGGTCGGTCCGGCGCTGGGCCAGCGCGGCCTCAACATCATGGAGTTCTGCAAGGCGTTCAACGCCGCCACGCAGAAGATCGAGAAGGGCCTGCCGATTCCGGTGATCATCACCGCGTATTCGGATCGCAGCTTCACCTTCGTCACCAAGACCCCGCCCGCGACCGTGCTGCTGAAGAAGGCAGTCGGCATCCAGTCTGGTTCGTCCAAGCCCAACACCGACAAGGTGGGCAAGGTGACGCGCAAGCAGCTGGAAGACATCGCCAAGCAGAAAGAGCCCGACCTCACCGCGGCGGATCTGGACGCGGCCGTGCGCACCATCGCCGGCAGCGCGCGCAGCATGGGTCTCAACGTGGAGGGCGTCTGA
- a CDS encoding Transcription antitermination protein NusG, with the protein MSEQTGKRWYVVHAYSGFEHQVARALIERVARSGMQDKFGEVLVPTEEVVEMRGGQKRKSERKFFPGYVLVQIETTGEARAPRIDDECWHLVKETPKVMGFIGGTADKPLPIKDSEADSILNRVKEGIEKPRPKVLFEPGEMVRVIDGPFNDFNGVVEEVNYEKSRLRVAVLIFGRSTPVELEFGQVEKA; encoded by the coding sequence ATGAGCGAACAGACAGGCAAACGCTGGTACGTGGTCCACGCCTACTCGGGCTTCGAGCACCAGGTCGCGCGCGCGCTGATCGAGCGCGTCGCGCGCTCGGGCATGCAGGACAAGTTCGGCGAAGTGCTGGTGCCGACCGAGGAAGTGGTCGAAATGCGCGGCGGCCAGAAGCGCAAGAGCGAGCGCAAGTTCTTCCCGGGCTACGTGCTGGTGCAGATCGAAACCACCGGCGAGGCGCGCGCGCCGCGCATCGACGACGAGTGCTGGCATCTGGTGAAGGAAACGCCGAAGGTGATGGGCTTCATCGGCGGCACCGCCGACAAGCCGTTGCCGATCAAGGATTCCGAGGCAGATTCGATTTTGAATCGCGTCAAGGAAGGCATCGAGAAGCCGCGTCCAAAAGTTTTGTTCGAACCGGGCGAGATGGTGCGCGTCATCGATGGTCCGTTCAACGACTTCAACGGCGTGGTCGAGGAAGTCAATTACGAAAAGAGCCGCCTGCGCGTGGCGGTGCTGATTTTTGGTCGTTCGACTCCGGTGGAACTGGAGTTCGGGCAGGTTGAAAAAGCGTAG
- a CDS encoding Protein translocase subunit SecE codes for MNAKAETIGTGKAADVGLLTLAVLIVIAGVAAYYVLPATVAPIWHTLSVVGAIVVACGLAWFTTAGHAVRDYLRETQFEMRKVVWPTREETIRTTLVVILVVVLLSIVLGLIDIILKTVILDWLLKL; via the coding sequence ATGAATGCGAAAGCGGAAACGATCGGAACCGGCAAGGCAGCGGATGTCGGCTTGCTGACGCTGGCGGTGCTGATCGTCATCGCCGGTGTGGCGGCGTACTACGTGCTGCCGGCCACCGTTGCGCCGATCTGGCACACGCTGAGCGTGGTCGGCGCGATCGTGGTCGCCTGCGGCCTGGCTTGGTTCACGACGGCCGGGCACGCGGTGCGCGATTACCTGCGCGAAACGCAGTTCGAAATGCGCAAGGTGGTGTGGCCGACGCGCGAAGAAACCATCCGCACCACGCTGGTCGTGATCCTGGTGGTGGTCCTGCTCAGCATCGTGCTGGGCCTGATCGACATCATCCTGAAGACGGTCATCCTCGACTGGCTGCTGAAGTTGTGA
- a CDS encoding Translation elongation factor Tu — protein sequence MSKEKFERKKPHVNVGTIGHVDHGKTTLTAALTKVGAERFGGEFKAYDQIDAAPEEKARGITISTAHVEYESPNRHYAHVDCPGHADYVKNMITGAAQMDGAILVVSAADGPMPQTREHILLGRQVGVPYIVVYMNKADMVDDAELLELVEMEVRELLSKYDFPGDDTPIIKGSALKALEGDQSEIGVPSIIKLVEALDQYIPEPKRDIDMPFLMPVEDVFSISGRGTVVTGRIERGVIKVGDEVEIVGIRPTQKTTVTGVEMFRKLLDQGQAGDNAGLLLRGTKREEVERGQVLCKPGSITPHTKFESEVYCLSKDEGGRHTPFFKGYRPQFYFRTTDITGAVELPAGVEMVMPGDNVKMVVTLIHPIAMQEGLRFAIREGGRTVGAGVVTKIIE from the coding sequence AAGGTGGGCGCGGAGCGGTTTGGCGGCGAGTTCAAGGCCTATGACCAGATCGACGCGGCGCCGGAAGAGAAGGCGCGCGGGATCACGATTTCGACGGCGCACGTGGAATACGAAAGCCCGAACCGGCACTACGCGCACGTGGACTGCCCCGGTCATGCCGACTACGTGAAGAACATGATCACGGGTGCGGCGCAGATGGACGGCGCGATCCTGGTGGTGTCGGCGGCCGATGGTCCGATGCCGCAGACGCGCGAGCACATCCTCTTGGGTCGCCAGGTGGGCGTGCCGTACATCGTGGTGTACATGAACAAGGCCGACATGGTCGACGACGCCGAGCTGCTGGAGCTCGTCGAGATGGAAGTGCGTGAGCTGCTCTCGAAGTACGACTTCCCGGGCGACGACACCCCGATCATCAAGGGTTCGGCGCTGAAGGCGCTGGAAGGCGACCAGTCGGAGATCGGCGTGCCGTCGATCATCAAGCTGGTGGAAGCGCTGGATCAGTACATTCCGGAGCCCAAGCGCGACATCGACATGCCGTTCCTGATGCCGGTCGAGGACGTGTTCTCGATCTCGGGCCGCGGCACGGTGGTGACGGGCCGCATCGAGCGCGGCGTGATCAAGGTCGGCGACGAAGTCGAGATCGTGGGCATCCGTCCGACCCAGAAGACCACGGTGACGGGCGTGGAGATGTTCAGGAAGCTGCTGGACCAGGGCCAGGCCGGTGACAACGCAGGTCTCCTGCTGCGCGGCACCAAGCGCGAAGAGGTCGAGCGCGGCCAGGTGCTGTGCAAGCCGGGCAGCATCACCCCGCACACCAAGTTCGAGTCCGAGGTGTACTGCCTCTCCAAGGACGAAGGCGGCCGTCATACCCCGTTCTTCAAGGGCTACCGTCCGCAGTTCTACTTCCGCACCACCGACATCACGGGTGCGGTGGAATTGCCGGCCGGCGTGGAGATGGTGATGCCGGGCGACAACGTGAAGATGGTGGTGACGCTGATCCACCCGATCGCGATGCAGGAAGGCCTGCGGTTCGCGATCCGCGAAGGCGGGCGGACCGTCGGCGCGGGCGTGGTGACCAAGATCATCGAGTAA